ttttaaagagtctcactctgctgctcaggctgtagtgcagtggcaggatctcggctactgcaacctttgccttccgggttcaagcgattcttctgcctcagcctcccgagtagctgggactacaagtgtgagccaccacgcctggctaatttttgtatttttagtagaaccaggggtttcactgtgttggccaggatggtctcaaactcctgacctcaagtgatccacttgcctcagcctcccaaagtgctgggattacaggcatgaaccacagtgcctggccctcagcagcattttttttaaatttattttttatttcaataggtttttggggaacaggtagtgtttggttacatgaatacgTTCTTTAggggtgatttctgagattttggtgcacccattgtTTAATCAGCAGCATTTTGATTCGGGAACTAGAATAATTATCTCTATGCCAGTTACTGTGGCTCTAACTCTGCATGTTATGGAGGCAAAGTTTTTAGTTGAACTAAACACGGGACCACGTGACCATGGGAGGTGGAACCAAGTCACTAAATGCAGACTGGCCTGGGAGTCTACCCAGGGTGGCTGAGAAGCTTGTGCTGAGCCAGTTTCCTAGGGGCTAAGAATAAACAGGAGACAGAGAAGTTCTGGCACAGGGTGCCGACTCTGGGCAGCGTGGAATGATTGCTCGGAGCTTGGCAGGGGATCAGCAGGTAGGGGTGGGCAAAGGCCTGAGCTCCTTGGCCCCAGGGCCTGGTGGCTCAGTGCATCAGTTTCCCCAGGTGCCTGTCTCTGATAGGAGGAAAGAATGTTAAAAGGTGGGGCAGAAAGTTCAGAAAAGCCAAGAGTGGTTCCTGCAGCTCCGATGCAGGGATATAGGGACACTGGGCCCTCAGCCTCCCTGCTCCATGCTTTTCTCTGGGACCTGGGTAGGAAAGATTTTCGTGAGACCGAAGTTCTCTTGAAGGAGGCTCAAGAGTTTGGTACCTCTTGGTTCCAGGAGGAGCAGTGAAGCCTGCGACTCTTAGCAAGAAAACTCAAGGTCAGAGTCCTGAAAAGAAGGCAGGCCTGGCGccgtgggtcacgcctgtaattccagtactttgggaggcccagcgggtggatcacgaagtcaggagctcgagaccatcctggctaacacggtgaaacctcgtctctactaaaaatacaaaaaattagctgggcgtggtggcgggcgcctgtagtcccagctacttgggaggctgaggcgtgaacccaggagacggaggttgcagtgagctgagatgacgtcactgcactccagcctgagagacagagcgagactccatctcaaaaaagaaagaatgaaagaaagaaaaggcaaagtgTAATTGGATGCAAAGGTCTCCTGGGCTGCAGCTTGGGCAGAACCAGGAGAGGGTGCTGCTTATCCCTCCTCATGCCTCCAAGGAGGGGAAGGTGGAGGTCTGTGCCCACCTGTGAGGGTGAACCTGGCTGTCTGCAGTGGTCGTCTGCTGGGGCCTGTGCCATTTGTTGGCCATTGCCCGGGCTAGAGGGGTCCCTCTGGCCCCTCTCTCGGTTCCTTACCTTACTCCTCCCTgtggcctggggcaggggtggtCGGATGCCCTGCCTGGGACTGTCCAGTGACAGTGGAGGAAGCTCATTTGGCCTCTGGTCTGAGTCACATCCTCCCATCTGGCATTGCCAGCCACGATGCTCACATTTTAGTCATAGGGATGCTCTACTTTGTAATCATTTCAGAATTCGGAGGGGAACGGATGCTGGCTAGTAGCCTTCTTTGAAACCACTTGGGACAACTTTAGGGCCTTGGCGGCTGTGGCTCCGGCTGGCCTCCACCCTACGGGAGGACAGGCCTGGCTCTCTTGGCTGCCCAGGGGCCCACACCCCACCCAGAAGAGCCTGTGTATCTTCTGGCTCATCGGGGAAAAGCCACCTCAATGGTACcacccagaagtttgaaaccagccgtTGGTACTGGGGAGGTGGCCAGTGACCCAGATTAAAGCCAGAAAACCTGGCCTTGACCAGAGCCTGGCCTCCCCACCCCCTGggcctccttcttcttttctggcGGTAGGGGGTTGGGGGGGAGGGGCACAGTGTACCCCAGAGCCAGGGACATCTGTTTACCCTAACTGCCCACAAAGACTAATGGGGGGGCTCTTCCCTCGCTTCCCCACATCAagaagagaacattttaaaaatgtttttatttaattaaaaaaaagacagaacaaCCAACCCAAAACCAGTAGTAGGTAGTGGAGTCACAGGTGCTTAACTGGCGAAACACACAGGGGTGGGGGCGAGGGGGTGGGTCgggaggtgggagagaaggcGGGCACAGGCCACCACATCCCCCCGGGTGGGTGTCAGGTCTGAGATGCAGCGGGAGGGCCAGGAATGGGCGGCCCAGGGCCCAGGGTCCCCGGAGACCCGGCTGGCCGCGGGGAGAAGGCTGAGAAGGCCCGGGTGTCTGAGGTGGTTTTGCTCCCGGCTCGTCCCCTTCTTCCTACTCTTTCTTGGGCCCTAGGTGGGCCCTGCTTACTCTGCCTGGGACTGGGCAAGAGGTAGGATTCATTGGAACACAGCTTTCTCCATGGAATAATAGAAACTTCTGGGGCAGCGGGAGGGAGGTGGTGGATGGACAGGAAACAGAACAGCGCGGCTGCCTTGCTTTTGGAAATCACAGAAGAAAAGTCTCGGGGCCTTGCTGGACGGTGGGTCTGGGGAGGGCGTTCCCTGCCTTCAGCCTGGTCATGGCAGTGGAGGTGGTGGGTGTGGTGACAGGGCTGGCCTAGAGCAGGTGAAGGCCTTGAACTCCAGTGCTTCAGCATCGGCTGCTGGGCCACTTGGACATGCCACCAGATGTTGCCAACCCTGACGGGAGCGAAGGCTCTGGAGCACAGCACACAGGGGCCTGGCAGGCCTCATTTCAGCTCCCCAGCACATGGCGGCAGTCAGCTGGGGCCGCCATCGGTGGATGCGTCCTTTCCTGGGGGCAAAGGAAGGTGGGACAGACGATGACATCATCACTAGGCCGAACGGACCCGGGTCTGTACTCCAGGGGGCCGAGTCCACCCACGGGCTGTGAGCAGGTAGCTGAGGTAAGGATGCACTCGTTATTTCCAAGCACGGCAGCTACCAGGACTATAGGCAACTGTTCCAGGCTGGATCAGggagtctcaaaaaataagaaacaatttttctttagaaagcaCATGTTTTATATAAAAGAGGGTTAAGTTCCACGTTCTGGAGAGTTCTTCTTCCAAGCCTGCACACGCTTCCACACTCTGCTTGCTTcaggagggggaaaaaagaatggctggaaaaactgtaaaacacagaAACCACTTCCTCAGCTCCGGACAAAGTGCTGAGATCTCCCCTCTGTAGGGAGGAAGAGAAGCCCAGCTCGGCCCGTTTATCCAAATTCCCTCCACTCCGTCCTGTTAGGTGGTGGCACAATAAATTACAATGATAGGCGTTGTGGGGCCAGTTGCTGCTACTTTTTaagacaaagaaatgaatgtAAGTTGCTCTCCTGGCGTTGATTTGCAGGAAGTCATGATCTGTAACCACCCAGGAAATGGATGTTTATTCTCTAGGGTTTTTTTTGGCCACTGTTCACCCTTAGGTCTCCCTCTCTTGCATGGAAGTCCAGGCTCCTGTTGCCAAATGCCAGTTGGAGGGAGGTGTCTGTCCACCTCTCCCCTGGGACCCCCAATGCTCAGGGGACAGAGTTGCTCCTCGGATCTATGACAAGGGACACAGCAAGAGGCCACGTGGCCACCATTCCCCTGACCGACGGAACCCTCCAGACTCTGAAGTCCAGTCAGTGGGCCTGTCCTGCCCATTCTGAGTGAGGCAGAAACTTCCAGAAGCAGAGAGGATAGCCAGCAACAGCCCCCAGCCTTTACCTGGGCCTCCTCCACAGGCCATGGCCTCCCTAGGTCGAGGGAAGCTGGCCCCAGGACAGCGCAAAGGCCGAAGCACCAGTTGGCTGCACAGCTGTCTTCAGGATCATAGGCCACCGCCAGAGTCtcggagagagggagagatggagaggaagGGAGTGAGCTTCGGTGGTCTGATTTCTGGCTCAACGACACAGGAACCTCAGGTTCAAAAGCAGCTGACAAGAGCCCAAAGACCTCTTGGCGTCCGGCAGAGCCTTCTGGTGGCCCAACGcccaggcagggaggagagaCCCTGAAATCCCGTTTTTCTGGCAAGATTCGTTTCCAAGAGGAGATAATGGCTCAGTTTTGTCTTCCCAAGTTGATCAAGGCCAGGCAGCCTCAGGAAAGCTCTGGGGCTTCCTGGGATATTTCAGAGACCCTGGGGCATCAAAACACCCTTTTTGGGGGAGGGGACAAAGTCAGCCTTCAGCTTCTTCTGCAGCCCCAGGTCCGGTCTCCCAGCACAACCTTCATGCAAAGCCAGCCCACGCCACCTCTGGAGGCCAGGGAGGGCTGCGTTTGGCTTTAGTTCATTGTTCGTTGTCTTGAGGATCACATGCCGTCCTGTGTGGCAAAAAGAGCCGTTCTGGGGAAAGGCCGGAGCGGAGAGAAAGGGCAGGCGGCTCACACAGGGGTTGTCCGTCGGTTCAGCATGCTGACGTGGAAACCTTCCTTCAGGTCCTGCTGGAAAAAGTCATGCACCTGCAGGAAGCTGGCCTCCTGGTCGGGGCTGTAGCTGGCTGCAGTGGTCACCTTGAGGGGCTCCCTGGACAGCGTGTACATGGACAGCTCCCCCATAGGGATGGCCCCCGTGATCTTCAGGCCCATGGGCGACACGTCCCTGGAGGGCGAGGCCTCGGTGGACCTTGAGCTGGACCTCGAGCGCCGTCGCCGGTACCTGTAGCTCGGCATCCTGGCATAAGGAGAAGAGGAAGACGCCTTAAGGAATTCCCGTTTGGTCTTAAACctcaactctttatttttttcaatgtaaaTGTTTACAGCCAGGACGCCCACGGTCTCAGCCACAATGAAAGACAGAGCTCCAAAGTAAAAAGACCAGCCGTAGTTGTAATGGTTCTTTTTGTCTTCGTCCCGCTTGTCACTTGGGTCACCTGTGTTGCTGGAAATGTAGACGATGATACCGATGATGTTACTGAGGCCTGAAAGGGAAGCAGGGAGCGGGGAGCAGGGCCAGGGAGGGAGACAGGCAGAGGTTAGAGCCACAGCGGGACAGGCAGGGCAGGGAACAGGTGGACATTCCCTTCTCTGATGAGTATTTCTTTATTCTGgttgctaatttttcttttcagtaattaATGTTGAATGGATAATAGAGTACAAAGTTCAAATGAGGTATACAATAAAACACACTCTCAGCCCCCAGTGCCCGTCTTTAAGGCAACTACTGTTATCTTCTTTCGTATgtccttccagaaaaaaaatttctctcctacacacacacacacacacacacacacacacacccctattaTTTCCTTTGCACAATACTCTGGCTGCTTAGTTTTTCTCTTAATAGTACATCTGAGAGACGATTCTGAATCAGGCCATGGAGAGCTGCCCCTGTCTTTCTAACTACATGCGGCACCGCCATACGGAAGTCTCACGACCCACCTAACCAGGCCTTTTCGGGAGATGTCAGGGTGGCTCCCTGCCCTCTGCTGTGACAAGGTTGCCTTGGACATCCTTGTGTCTACAGCCTCACATGTGCACATGGATACAACTACAGGGTGCACTCCTTGCAGTGAAACTTCTGGGCCATGTGCATTCAAACacttaaaatacatgtttatttggTAATAATTTTTGATTTACCAAACAGTTGTAAGGTCCGGAGAGTTTCATATACTGCTCATCCAGTTCtccctaatgttaacattttacattatgtGGAACACTCAccacaacaaagaaacaaacctgGTACATTACTTCAGACTTTAcatggatttgtttgtttgtttgtttgttttttggagacagagtctcgctctgttgcccaggctggagtgcagtggcacaatctcggctcactgcaacctctgcctcccaggttcaagcaattcttctgcctcagcctcctgagtagctgggattacaggtgcccgccgccacgcccagccaattttttttgtatttttagtagagatggggttttaccacattagtcaggctggtctcgaacccctgacctcgtgatccacctgcctcggcctcccaaagtgctgggattacaggcgtgagccaccacgcccagccttgtttgttttttcagacagagtctcagtctcactctgctgcccagactggagtgcagtggcgctatctctgctcactgcaacctccacctcctgggttcaagcgattctcctgcctcagcctcctgagtagctgggattacagccacacaccaccatgcctgggtaatttttgtatttttagtaaagacagggtttcaccatgtggctaggctggtctcaaactcgggACCTtatgtgacccacctgcctcagcctcccaaagtgctgggataataggtgtgagccaccatgcccggccttttcttGAATTTTACTGGGTTTGTACTCATGTCCTTTCTCTGTCCCTGGATGGATTCAGGATATTACATTGCATTTAGTGTTTGAAATTTACAGTCACTGTCTACAGTACACCGTAAGTGTACAAATGTCTCAACAGCCTATCATGAATATTATCAGACTTCTGGTTCTTTGCCAATATGGGAAGTGAAAAATAGCCATTGTTGCGTTCATCCGATTCTCTCTTATTCTAAGGGAGGTTGAACAGAGCCACACTGGTGTGGTTTGAGTTCTGGTTCTACCAAATACCAGTGTGTGACTTTTGGCAAATTACTCCCACTCCCTATGCGTCAGTCTCCTCGTCTGTAAAGTGGGAGTAACCGTGGTCCACACCTCACTGGGctggtgtgaggattaaatgagctgatATATACAAAGTGCTCACAACAGCACCCAGCACACAGGGTGCCTGCCGTAAGTTCAGTTACCGTCCATTGCATTTGATCGTAAAGTGCTGTGTTGTGTTTGTCTCTGCACTGTCCACATCCTCTGTCCATTTTCTGCGGCACCCACCCTGTGTGGAAGGGTTAGAATATCTTCTGCTAAGGGATCCAGCAATCCTGCCCTGAGCACACCAGTCCTGGGTTTCGACTCCTTGTCTCTTCTGTTGTGTTCCATAAGAACCCTTTCCAACATGGTTTTTTTAATCCTACTAGTtcgctttttatttatttatttttttgagacagggtcttgctctgtcgcccacgctggagtgcggtggtgtgatcttggctctctacaacctccgcctcccaggttcaggtgattctcgtgcctcagcctcccaagtagctgggattacaggcacctgccaccacatccagctaatttttgtattttttggtagagacagggtttcaccatgttggccaggctggtctcgaactcctgaccgccagtgatccacccgcctcggcctcccaaagtgctgggattacaggcgtgagccaccgctagTTCACCTTTCTCCCCTCTgatctctctcttgctgcttccctagctttgtgttttcttccccaCTCTGTATTCAGCATGAGTTGGAAAAGTGTTTCTTAAATAACAACTCCATGAATTCCAGTTTCCCAGAGAAGTCTTGTATCTTCTTCCGACTTTCCCAGTGTTGGAATCTTTCCTTCTCCTGTGGCACCTACCGTTTTCCACCTCGAGTTCTTTAAGTGCCTGTCCGACCTCCCTGCTAGGGCTGGTGGCCTGAAGCCAGGCCCCACACACGACCCAGTGCCTGCCGCCCTGCTCAGTCCCCATTAGTGCCCCATGCACCAGGGAATAAGCCAATGTCCCCTTGCTGGCCTCCCCATTGCTTCCTTGCAGCCAGCTGCGGCCACCTTCTCTGCCTGGACTCATTTTCTTTGGCTAAGTCTCTGGGTCCAGGCTCCAAGCCCCTCTGGTGGAACCAGGCATCTGGGCCTGCCTTTGAAACGGCTTCTCCTGGGGGCACGGGCACCTGCAGGGGGCACCTTGAGGGGCTTTGGAGGACTGGAGCCCTGGGCACAGCATGTCTTTGCCACTGTGCGTGTGACTTCAGGGAAGCCACCTGAGCTGCTGGACCGCCTGTGTGCCTCCTCCGCAGGAGCGGGGATGGTGGGGTCGGGCTCACAGAGCGCTGGCATGGC
This Nomascus leucogenys isolate Asia chromosome 14, Asia_NLE_v1, whole genome shotgun sequence DNA region includes the following protein-coding sequences:
- the CACNG4 gene encoding voltage-dependent calcium channel gamma-4 subunit → MVRCDRGLQMLLTTAGAFAAFSLMAIAIGTDYWLYSSAHICNGTNLTMDDGPPPRRARGDLTHSGLWRVCCIEGIYKGHCFRINHFPEDNDYDHDSSEYLLRIVRASSVFPILSTILLLLGGLCIGAGRIYSRKNNIVLSAGILFVAAGLSNIIGIIVYISSNTGDPSDKRDEDKKNHYNYGWSFYFGALSFIVAETVGVLAVNIYIEKNKELRFKTKREFLKASSSSPYARMPSYRYRRRRSRSSSRSTEASPSRDVSPMGLKITGAIPMGELSMYTLSREPLKVTTAASYSPDQEASFLQVHDFFQQDLKEGFHVSMLNRRTTPV
- the LOC105738924 gene encoding uncharacterized protein LOC105738924, with the translated sequence WKRILPEKRDFRVSPPCLGVGPPEGSAGRQEVFGLLSAAFEPEVPVSLSQKSDHRSSLPSSPSLPLSETLAVAYDPEDSCAANWCFGLCAVLGPASLDLGRPWPVEEAQVKAGGCCWLSSLLLEVSASLRMGRTGPLTGLQSLEGSVGQGNGGHVASCCVPCHRSEEQLCPLSIGGPRGEVDRHLPPTGIWQQEPGLPCKRGRPKGEQWPKKTLENKHPFPGWLQIMTSCKSTPGEQLTFISLS